One Archangium violaceum genomic window, CAAGAGACGGCGCTTCGTGCGCACGACGGACTCCCGCCACAACCAGCCCGTTGCCCCCAACATCCTCGAGCGCAACTTCTCCCCCGGCCAGCCCAATAGCACCTGGGCCACGGACATTACCTACGTGGGGACGGGGCAGGGCTGGCTCTACCTGGCCGTCGTCATGGACCTCTTCTCTCGCAAGGTGGTGGGCTGGTCCATGAGCGAGAACATCGACCGGCACCTGGTGCTCAACGCCCTGGACATGGCCCTCGAGGGACGCCAGCCACCGCAGGGGTTGTTGCACCACTCGGACCGGGGCAGCCAGTACGCCAGCACCGACTACCAGCAGGCACTGGCTGCTCGGGGCATCCAATGCAGCATGTCGCGCAAGGGCAACTGCTGGGACAACGCCGTGGTGGAGAGCTTCTTCAGCAGCTTGAAGCAGGAGCTCGTCTACACCACCGCCTTCGCCACGCACGAGCAGGCCCGGCTGGCCCTCTTCGAATACATCGAGGTCTTCTACAACCGCCAGCGGCGGCACTCCTCGCTGGGCTACGTCAGTCCAGTGGATTTTGAGCTTGCGGCCTTACCGCAGAAGTTGGCATCTTAACCCTACTGTCCACGTAACCGGGGCAAGCCCACAAGGACTGAGGCAATGACGTCAGTTTCCCTGTCGAAATTGATGATTCTGCTGACGGCTGTGTCGATGGCCAGCGTCGGATGTGCTCACTCGCAGCAACCGGAGCGAAAGGTCTACGTCATTTCCGAAGACGCGAGCGGAGTTGGCCCCAACGTCGAGAGCGGAACGGGTGGTGCTGGCGCAGAGGCCTACTGCAACGAACTTCAAGCCGGAGCTTCCGAGTATCGAGAAGCACTCAGAAAAGCATTACAAGCACTGCACGAGTGAATGTCTCAAGGTGTTCATGAGCTGCATCAAGGAACAAGAGGAACTGGAGCGGCAGGAGTCACAGAAGAAGGCGCTTCATTTCCCAACCATGGACGCTGCGATCAACTGGCTCGGGGATCACAAGACTGAAGTGGCACTTGGAACCGTCGTTATCGTGGGAGGCGTGGCTGCCGCCCCGTACGTCGTTGCCATACTTGGCGGTGCACTGGTTCTGGCTCCCCTGTAAGCAGGCGGCGAGCTTGGTGACAACATGGCACACACTCCAGAGTTCGATTTGGATGAGATGATCGGCGTTCTCTCTTCCGTCATCGAGAAGTATGCAGAGGACTCCAAAGAGAGGGCTGCAACCAAGATGGCTCAAGCCGCGTTGCTCTACACTCGCGACAGCAGGCAGGAGGAGGACTTCATTCGGTATTATAAACCCGCCTTATTCACGAGAGGTGCAGGAGGATGACCGGAAAAGGAGGGTGACGCGCCTGACCTCCCGAGTGGTAGAGGGGTGTTGTTCAGACATCCACCACCACAAGGCAGGAGGCGCGTCATGGGTGAAATCCTCAACGACTTCGGGCTGGAGTTCAACGGCTCCGTGAAGCTGGAGGCGAGGGCGGAGCGGTTGACGTCGGAGGCAGGTGCGGTGCTGCTGAGGGAGGTGGACGAGCGGTTGGGGCTGACGCGCTGGCTGGGGGAGATGTTGACGGACACGCGAGACGAGAAGCGGATAACCCACTCGCTGAGGGAGTTGGTGCGCACGGACCTTCTGCTGTTGGGGCAAGGGTGGAGAGACCACGACGACGCGGACGCGCTCAGGAGGGACGCGGCGTTGAGGTTGGCGGTGTCGGACAGCAAGAGCAGCGTGCCGCTGAGGGGGAAAGAGGGGGGAGCGGAGGGGTTGGCCTCACAGCCCACCTTGTCGCGGCTGACGGCCATGTTGGCGCGAGAGGAAAACCGGAAGGTGCTGCACGAGGCGCTGGTGTGGCAGACGGGGCGGAGGCTGAGGGCGCAGCAGCCCAAGGGCCAGAAGCTCAAGCAGGTGACGGTGGACGTGGACGGGTTGCCGGTGGAGGTGCATGGGCACCAGGAGGGCAGCGCGTACAACGGGCACTACGGAGTACGCATGTACCACCCGATTGTCGCCAGTCTCGCCGAGACGGGAGACCTGCTGGACGTGAGGTTGCGCGAGGGAAACGTGCACAGCGCCAATGGAGCGCTGGAATTCATCGACGAGTTGCTGGGGCGAGTGGAGAAGGAGGTGTGTGAGGTGGCGGCGGTGCGCTTCGACGCGGGCTTTCCCGAGGAGAAGCTGCTGGCGAAGCTGGAGGAGCGAGGCACGCCCTACGTGGCGCGCGTGCGCAACACCAGCGTGTTGCAGCGGGAGGCGGCGCTGCCGCGCTTCATGAATTCGGGAGTGCCGCTGGGGGAGCCGGGCACCCACCTGTACGAATGGGAGTACCAGGCGCAGGGCTGGAGCCGTGCGCGGCGCGTGGTGTTGGTAGTGCTGGAGAGGAAGGACGAGCTCTTCCCGCACGCCTTCTGGCTGGTGACGAGCTGGAGCAAGGAGCAGATGCCGGCACAGGCGCTGCTGGAGCACTACCGCCAACGCGGCACGGCGGAGGGCCACTTCGGAGAGCTCATGGACGTGCTGGCCCCGGCGCTCTCCTCGGCCAGACGGCCCAAGTCCAAGTACCGGGGGCAGCCGCCCGTCCAGCGCGCGGTGTCCATCGACGCCTTCGCCAACAACGAGGTACGCCTGTTGCTCAATGCCCTGGCCTACAACCTGGTGCACGCCGCGCGCGTGCTGATGGAGCAGGCCACGGGCGAGGGCTGGGGGCTGCTCCGTGTGCGCGAGCGGGTGCTCAAAGTAGCCGCGCGGGTGCTGTTACACGCCAGAAGAGTGGTGCTGGTCATTGGCCGGGAGTCGGCCAGCCTCTGGCAGAAGCTGTGGACGAAGCTGGGCTCGCTGAGCACAGCGCAAATCACGTAGCTGCCTGGAGTCAATTGCAGCTCACGTGTCGCACTCTCCCCACTCCCCTCTCCATCTCCTCCTGCTTGCTACCCGCTGCCCCGGGGCGGGCTTCCTCTGCCTTGTGCCCGATAACTCAACCCAACGCGCTCGACCTCAGCCTTCATGCATGTCTTGAGCCAGTCGTCGCGAATATGGTGGGATAAAGAGTTTTCTAACAAGTCATTCACTGTCGAGGTCTCTCATGAGTTCGCGACACGAGAAGACGCGGACAAGTGGCTTGTGAGTGGGAAGGCAGATCACGCGCAGCGTGTCAAAATCGCCGGTAAGGGCTTCATGGTCGTTCAACTCCCAGGAAGGCTGACTTTCATGAACGCACCTCTTCCGGAAGAGTTGGAGACGGATGAGCGGAGTTGAGCCCTTGCTCGGTCTATTCCAAGGGCGCGATGACCGAAGCGAGTTGCCGGTCGTGAAACGCGCCGCATAGCCAGGAGGGGCTTGGATGCCTGATCGCCCACGCGATCGCAAATAGAGCGCCGAGCGCGCGGGCAAGGGCGTGCAGGTTGGTCCCGGAGTGGGGACGCGTACGTGGTGGGTGTGAACTCCTGGACAGTGGCGCCTGCCCACATCTTCGATGGGGCTCGCATCCTGTCGAACGTGGGCGGCCCGGTGGCGCTTCGTGCCGATGATTGGCGTGGCACGCTTCCCCCGGGGGAAACCCTGCTCCTGCCGGCCGCGCTGGGCTCCCTCGAAGTCCAGGGGCCGGCCGATGTGTTGATGGGCTACCTCCCGGAGCTCCAGCGGGACATCCGTACCCCGCTCGAGGCCATGGGCTATCCCCCTTCCCGGATCTCGGCGCTCGGCTTCGGCGAACCAGGAGCCCTGGGAGGTCGTTGAAAGGACAACGCCCGTCACTCGCCGTGCTGGCGCCGGGCTCGGGTCCTTCGCACCTTCAGGAGGGTGAGGAACGCCCACACGTCATGACCACGGTCGCCGAATTCATCGAGAGGAACCGGGAGCAGCTCATCAAGCGCTATGCCGAGGAGGCGAGCCGGACGGAGTCCGCCCGGGGCCTCACCCAGCACGAGCTCATCAATACCTTCCCCGAGTACCTCTCGACGCTGGCGGCCATCTCCCGGCAGGGCCACCGGGGAGATCCCGTGAAGACGAAGACGCGTCTGGAGGAGACGCATATCGGCCAGCGCGTGCGGTTGGGCTACAACCAGGAGGAGGTGACGGGCGAGTACGTCGTCATGGGCCGCATCATCTCGGTCCTCTGGGAGGCCCTTCCCCTGCGGGAGCAACCCGCGCCGGAGGACACGCAGCTCCTCTTCGAGGAGCTCCGGGGGGCCATGGACCAGGTGGTCGCGACCTTCAGCGGCTACACTGCGGATGATCGGCAGCGCGAGAAGCGCTTCCTGCGCCGTCTCGATGCGCTGTCCTCCGAGGTGATTGGAAACAGCGAGCGCTCCGTGCCCCTCCACGAGCGGCTGGGCGCCTTGTTGGAGGTGGTCCAGGAGGCGATGCGGGCCGATGGCGCCGGGCTCCTGCTCGCGGATCCGAGCGGGAAGCTGCTCATTCCCACCATGTACACCGGCCGGTGGCGCGATCGGGGCGAGACCGAGCCCGTCCCGGTGGACTCATCCTCCTTCCTGGCCGAGCTGGCCTCCTCCGAGGAGCCCCTGGCCCTGGCAGACGCGGCGAGTGCCGGCCCCGCGGTGTCCGAGGGCGTGCGCCAGAGCGGCTTGCGCTCGCTGTTGGGCCTGCGGCTGTGGCCACACGGCAAGCTCCTCGGGGTGCTCTACATCGGTGTCTCGGAGATCCGGCCCTTCGAGCCCCAGGCGAGGCGCTACCTCGAGACGCTGGTGGAGTACCTCTCCGGCATCATCGAGAAGGCCCTCCTGCTGCAGCAGCTCCGGCAGACGAACGAGCGGCTGCGCAAGTCCGAGACGCTCTACCGGTTGGCGACCGAGGCCATCAGCGACGTCATCTGGGATTGGAACCTCCTGACGGACTCCATCTCCTGGAGCGGGGCGGTGGAGAAGCTCTTCGGACACTCCCGGGAGGAGCTCGGCGGGCACATCTCCGGCTGGTACGGCTCCATCCATCCCGAGGACCGGGAGCGCGTCGTCCACGGCATCCACGCGGCCATCGCCAGAGGGGAGCAGCGGTGGCGGGACGAGTACCGTTTCCTCCACCGGGACGGCAGCTACGCCCATGTCATCGACCACGGTCTCATCGAGCGGGACGCGAGCGGCAGGGCGGTGCGGATGGTGGGGGCGATGCAGGACATCACCGCGCGCAAGGCCGCGAGCGATGCGCTCCGCTCCAGTGAGGATCGGCTGCGTCTGGCGGTGCGCGCGGCGGACCTGGGCACCTGGGACTTCAATCCGGTGACGGGCGTGTTGCGCTGGGACGGGCGGTGCAGGGCGCTCTTCGGCCTGACCCAGGAGGCCGAGGTGACGTACGACACCTTCCTCGAGGGGATCCACCCGGAAGACCGGGAGCGCACGCACGCCGCCGTTCAGCGGGCGCTGCAACCGGGCAGTGGTGGTGATTACGACTCCGAGTTCCGCGCGCTGTGGCGCAAGGAGCCGGGGGAGCACTGGTTGCGCTCCACGGGCCGCGCCGTCTTCGAGGGGGGCCGGGCCGTGCGCTTCATCGGCACCGTCCAGGACATCTCCGACAGGAAGCGCCGGCAGTCGGAGGCGCAGCACCGCGCGGAGTTCGCCGAGCAGCTCATCGGCATCGTCTCCCATGATCTGCGCAACCCCCTCAACGCCATCACCCTGTCCGTCGCGGCGCTGATGCGGCAGGAGGACCTGAGCGAGCGCCAGACGAAGGGCCTCGCGCGCATCTCGGCGTCAACGGAGCGGGCGACCCGGATGATTCGAGATCTGCTCGACTTCACCCGGGTCCGGCTCGGAGGGGGCATTCCCATCGAGCGCAGGTCGCTCGACCTCCACGCCCTCTGCGGGCAGGTGGCGGAGGAGGTGCGTCTCGCCCATCCCGATCGCGAGGTGGAGGTGGTGAGGAGCGGACACGGCATGGGCGAGTGGGATGGGGACCGGCTGGCCCAGGTGCTCACCAACCTGATGAACAACGCGCTGGCCTACAGCCCCCAGGGCTCGCCCGTCCGGGTGGAGACTCGCGGCGAGGATGGGGCCGTCCTGCTCCGCGTGCACAACAGGGGCAAGCCCATCTCCCCCGAGCTCCTGCCGCACCTGTTCGAGCCGATGAGGCGGGGCTCGCATGCGGGGGAGGGGGCCAGTCGCAGCATCGGCCTGGGCCTGTTCATCGTGGACAACATCGTGCGCGCGCACGGGGGCACCATCGAGGTGCGCTCCGTCGAGGCCGAGGGCACCACGTTCACCGTGAGGCTGCCGCGGCGCGCCCCGTAGGGGAGCGCTCCGCTCAGGTGTGCGGCTCGGACCCGGCGGGCTCGGAGTCGGAGGGGAGCGGTGCCCCGTCCGTGTCCGCCAGCAACAGCGCCTTCATCTTCTCCAGGCTCTTGCGCGTCTTGTCCACGAACGCGTTCTGCGAGCCGATGCGCTCGGCCGCCTCCAGCGTCCGCTCGTAGATGTTGATGGACTTGGTCAGCAGCACCCGGACCTTCTTGCGCAGCTCCTCGCGGTAGATCTGCGCCTCCTCCGCGTCCAGCTCCCTGGGCGCCGGCGAGCTCACCAGGTGCTCGTACAGGTTCTCGTACATCGCGCCGATCTGCGACCCGGCCGCCGTCGCCCAGTGGCCGTTGCCCACCCGGATGGCCCGCAGGTAGTTGCCCTGCGCCGACAGCAGCAGCTCCGCCTTGTAGTTCAGGTCGTTGGCCAGCGCGTCGCTGCCCTTCTCCGGGTCCAGCTTCACCGCTTCGTAGTGCAGCCGGTAGATCTCCCCGATGAAGAAGTGCGCCTGCCCCGGGAAGTAGTCCTCCACCTCGTCCTTGTCCGGGAGCCCCTCGTACGTGGTGATGACCTTGCGCAGCGTGGCCTCGGCCTTCTCCGGCTGCCCGGACTCCAGCTCGCACACGCCCTGCTGCACCTGGGCCTCCAGGCGCTTGCCTACCGGCAGGTCCTCGCGCGCGGCGATCGTCCCCAGCACCTTCGCGGCGTCCGCGAAGCGCTCCAGGTGGTACTGCGTCTCCGCCATGCGGAAGGCCGCGTCGAGCGCGTCCCCCGTGCCCTTCTCCGCGTCCGCCAGCTCGGAGAAGCGCAGGTATGCCTCTTCCCACTGCTCCAGCCGCTCGTACGACAGGCCCGCGTTGTAGAGCGCCTCCTGCCGGTGCTTGCTCTGGGGGTGGAAGTCCACCAGCCGCCCGAAGTAGCGCGCCGCCCGGGCGAAGTCGTTGGCCGCGAAGGCCGACGTGCCGCCCGCGAACAGCTCCTCGTCGTTGAGCTCCGACAACTCCAGGTCCGCCGTCACCGACACCGGCTCGAAGTGGACCTCCTGCCTCGGCTTCTCCGGAGTCTCGCGCACCGCCGAGCTCGTCGTCCTACATCCCACCAGGCCCAGAACTCCCACCAACACCCACGTGCGCCAGGTGGCCGACATGTCTGTCCTCCGCTCCATCCAAATCTCGTCAGGGGCCCGCTGGGGGGCCGTCCGCGTTTCCAGTCCCCAGGGACAGCGAGGACCGTCCCGGGGTTCCCAGGCGGGCCCCAGTTTAACCTTCGCCCGCGATTCCCGCCCGTATGGCGCGCCGCCCGGCGACCGGGCCAGCGTGAAGGGTGGACACTCGGAGGAGGCGGACGATGCTGGCTTGCATGGACGTGGACTACCGGACGGAGGTCTCCGTGGCCGCCTGTGTGCTCTTCCGGGACTGGGCGGATGCCGCCGAGGCCGCGCATGTGGTGGAGCGGGGGCCGCCCGGGGAGCCCTATGAGCCCGGGCAGTTCTACCGCCGCGAGTTGCCCCACCTGTTGAAGGTGCTCGCCGCCGTCCGGGAGCCGCTGGAGACGGTGGTCATCGACGGGTACGTGTGGCTGGGCGAGGAGCGGCCCGGGCTCGGCGCGCACCTGCACGAGGCGCTCGGGAGGCGCGTGCCGGTCATCGGCGTGGCGAAGACGGCATTCCACTCCAGCCAGCTCGCGGTGCCGGTGCTGCGCGGGCAGAGCCAGCGTCCGCTATTCGTCACCGCGGTGGGGGTGGAGGCCCGCGCCGCCGCGGAGCACGTGCGGAGGATGCATGGTGCTTCACGCATCCCCACGCTGCTCAACCGGGTGGACCGGCTGTGCCGGGATTCCTGACGGAAGGGGGGCGCCCTCAAGCGGCCGGGAGCGCGGCGACCACCTCGTCACCCATCAGGTAGCGCCCGGTGCGCCACAGCGCGCCGATGTCGTGCACGTCCAGCTCGAAGCGCGGCACCTGGATGAGCGGAGTCCCCTCGCACGCGGCCTGCAGCTCGGCGATGCCCCGGGCGTCCTGCTCGGCGAGCACCGTCAGCTCCCGCAGCGTCTCCTCCACCTTCGCGCGCCGGGAGGGAATCAGGTTCTTCGCCTCTTCCCACAACCCCGGCCCCGGCATGGGGTGCACCCGGTTCACCACCACCGCCACCACTTCCATCGCGTTCTGCTTCAGCAGCCGGTGGAAGTGCATGACCTCGTCCAGGCGCTCGCGCCCCGGGCTCGTCACCAGCACGAAGCCCGTCTGCTCCGCCGCGAGCAGCTCGCGCACCCCGCGCGCCCGCTCCCGGAAGCTCTCGTTCA contains:
- a CDS encoding tetratricopeptide repeat protein gives rise to the protein MSATWRTWVLVGVLGLVGCRTTSSAVRETPEKPRQEVHFEPVSVTADLELSELNDEELFAGGTSAFAANDFARAARYFGRLVDFHPQSKHRQEALYNAGLSYERLEQWEEAYLRFSELADAEKGTGDALDAAFRMAETQYHLERFADAAKVLGTIAAREDLPVGKRLEAQVQQGVCELESGQPEKAEATLRKVITTYEGLPDKDEVEDYFPGQAHFFIGEIYRLHYEAVKLDPEKGSDALANDLNYKAELLLSAQGNYLRAIRVGNGHWATAAGSQIGAMYENLYEHLVSSPAPRELDAEEAQIYREELRKKVRVLLTKSINIYERTLEAAERIGSQNAFVDKTRKSLEKMKALLLADTDGAPLPSDSEPAGSEPHT
- a CDS encoding IS3 family transposase (programmed frameshift) translates to MERRKRRSFTPEFRAEAVRLVREGSKSLPQVAKDLDLTESALRNWVREADGGDGKESAGALSTAEREELVRLSKEVRHLEMERDFPKKSGGLLREGDLEVKFEFIDAEKAHFPVDFMCEQLGVSRSGYYAWKERPESARDKADRALAEEVTRIHRDSRGTYGSPRVHAELRARGQRVSRKRVARLMNEHDIAARKRRRFVRTTDSRHNQPVAPNILERNFSPGQPNSTWATDITYVGTGQGWLYLAVVMDLFSRKVVGWSMSENIDRHLVLNALDMALEGRQPPQGLLHHSDRGSQYASTDYQQALAARGIQCSMSRKGNCWDNAVVESFFSSLKQELVYTTAFATHEQARLALFEYIEVFYNRQRRHSSLGYVSPVDFELAALPQKLAS
- a CDS encoding IS1380 family transposase — encoded protein: MGEILNDFGLEFNGSVKLEARAERLTSEAGAVLLREVDERLGLTRWLGEMLTDTRDEKRITHSLRELVRTDLLLLGQGWRDHDDADALRRDAALRLAVSDSKSSVPLRGKEGGAEGLASQPTLSRLTAMLAREENRKVLHEALVWQTGRRLRAQQPKGQKLKQVTVDVDGLPVEVHGHQEGSAYNGHYGVRMYHPIVASLAETGDLLDVRLREGNVHSANGALEFIDELLGRVEKEVCEVAAVRFDAGFPEEKLLAKLEERGTPYVARVRNTSVLQREAALPRFMNSGVPLGEPGTHLYEWEYQAQGWSRARRVVLVVLERKDELFPHAFWLVTSWSKEQMPAQALLEHYRQRGTAEGHFGELMDVLAPALSSARRPKSKYRGQPPVQRAVSIDAFANNEVRLLLNALAYNLVHAARVLMEQATGEGWGLLRVRERVLKVAARVLLHARRVVLVIGRESASLWQKLWTKLGSLSTAQIT
- a CDS encoding PAS domain-containing protein — protein: MTTVAEFIERNREQLIKRYAEEASRTESARGLTQHELINTFPEYLSTLAAISRQGHRGDPVKTKTRLEETHIGQRVRLGYNQEEVTGEYVVMGRIISVLWEALPLREQPAPEDTQLLFEELRGAMDQVVATFSGYTADDRQREKRFLRRLDALSSEVIGNSERSVPLHERLGALLEVVQEAMRADGAGLLLADPSGKLLIPTMYTGRWRDRGETEPVPVDSSSFLAELASSEEPLALADAASAGPAVSEGVRQSGLRSLLGLRLWPHGKLLGVLYIGVSEIRPFEPQARRYLETLVEYLSGIIEKALLLQQLRQTNERLRKSETLYRLATEAISDVIWDWNLLTDSISWSGAVEKLFGHSREELGGHISGWYGSIHPEDRERVVHGIHAAIARGEQRWRDEYRFLHRDGSYAHVIDHGLIERDASGRAVRMVGAMQDITARKAASDALRSSEDRLRLAVRAADLGTWDFNPVTGVLRWDGRCRALFGLTQEAEVTYDTFLEGIHPEDRERTHAAVQRALQPGSGGDYDSEFRALWRKEPGEHWLRSTGRAVFEGGRAVRFIGTVQDISDRKRRQSEAQHRAEFAEQLIGIVSHDLRNPLNAITLSVAALMRQEDLSERQTKGLARISASTERATRMIRDLLDFTRVRLGGGIPIERRSLDLHALCGQVAEEVRLAHPDREVEVVRSGHGMGEWDGDRLAQVLTNLMNNALAYSPQGSPVRVETRGEDGAVLLRVHNRGKPISPELLPHLFEPMRRGSHAGEGASRSIGLGLFIVDNIVRAHGGTIEVRSVEAEGTTFTVRLPRRAP
- a CDS encoding endonuclease V, whose product is MLACMDVDYRTEVSVAACVLFRDWADAAEAAHVVERGPPGEPYEPGQFYRRELPHLLKVLAAVREPLETVVIDGYVWLGEERPGLGAHLHEALGRRVPVIGVAKTAFHSSQLAVPVLRGQSQRPLFVTAVGVEARAAAEHVRRMHGASRIPTLLNRVDRLCRDS